From Rhododendron vialii isolate Sample 1 chromosome 10a, ASM3025357v1, the proteins below share one genomic window:
- the LOC131303025 gene encoding uncharacterized protein LOC131303025 encodes MKLVATEERKCRQFKKGLHDTVKRLVVAQRKGRFADVIECARSIEIPNETPKNPKVWEPGQPGVSNKPPIVCHECGQAGHIRAQCPLLLGTCFTCGKAGHFGWNCPCGDGAHSESGSVQQLRDGQSSS; translated from the exons ATGA agttggtggcTACTGAGGAAAGAAAATGTAGGCAGTTCAAAAAGGGGTTGCATGACACCGTGAAGAGGTTGGTAGTGGCCCAACGCAAAGGGCGGTTCGCCGATGTTATTGAATGTGCAAGGAGCATCGAGATACCGAATGAGACACCCAAAAATCCTAAGGTTTGGGAACCGGGGCAACCG GGAGTTTCTAATAAACCTCCGATCGTATGTCATGAGTGTGGTCAAGCGGGGCATATTCGTGCTCAGTGTCCGCTGCTTTTGGGGACATGTTTCACTTGTGGGAAGGCTGGTCATTTTGGATGGAATTGTCCATGTGGGGATGGGGCACATAGCGAGTCTGGTTCAGTGCAGCAGCTGAGGGATGGTCAGAGTTCTAGTTAG